The Candidatus Omnitrophota bacterium genomic sequence CCTTAACCAGGGCTTCTAATTCATCGGGCTTTACTCCGAATTTCGAAGCCTCCGCAGAGGTATTCACCTCGACCAGGATATCCTGGATCTTGCTGATCTTCGCCGCCTGCTTATCCAGCTCCGCCGCAAGTTTAAAACTATCGACCGAGTGGATAAGATCGAAGGTCTTTACTGCGTCTTTCGCTTTATTGCTTTGCAGATGTCCGATCATATGCAGGCTGACAGCCGAACGCCGCAAAACGGGATCCGCCAATTTAGAAAGAGCTTCCTGCACCTTATTCTCGCCTATAACCAAAACGCCTGAAGCAATAGCCTCATTGACCTGTTCTACCGTCCGGTTCTTGGTCACAGCCACCAGGGTAACCCCGGCAGCCGGCCTGCCTGACCTGGCGCAGGCTGACGCGATACGTTCCTTAATACCGGCAATGGCGTCAGGCATCATTTTAACTCACGCTAAATTAAGATGTTATTATACAAACAGACCTTTTCAAGGTCAACATAAAAAACCGCATAAAATTCGTTATAGACCGGAATAACGGCAGCTATTTTCATACTGCCTGATCACTTTTTTCATCAGAAATAT encodes the following:
- a CDS encoding YggS family pyridoxal phosphate-dependent enzyme, producing MMPDAIAGIKERIASACARSGRPAAGVTLVAVTKNRTVEQVNEAIASGVLVIGENKVQEALSKLADPVLRRSAVSLHMIGHLQSNKAKDAVKTFDLIHSVDSFKLAAELDKQAAKISKIQDILVEVNTSAEASKFGVKPDELEALVKAIAGLKNIKVLGLMTIAPAVDDPEKVRPYFRKLRELQDTIPGLDILSMGMTDDFEVAVEEGSTMVRIGRAIFQ